The Dehalococcoidales bacterium nucleotide sequence TACACAGGGCTCCTATTATGCCAAGTTCCAGTAGGTACCACATGGTAACACCAGGTCGTCTTTCCTGCAATACTGGCACCGGGCCGGTTGCCTCCCCACCATCCTCTGGAATGAGGGTAGCGGCAAGTATCCTGCCATAATGTGACACCGGGGTCTCGACCACGACACCTGGTTACACGAGAAGCCATATTGTGCGGATGGTAGCAAAACCACGGGTTATTCCGATTCAAGACGATATACTCTCGCGGCGGTATCATGGAAAAGGGCGGCTTTGTCTCCGGGAGAGAAGTCCCCGGTGATGCGCTTAAAGGCATTCCACATGATAGTGTACGAATACGACACCTTATCGACCGGGAAATTGCTCTCGAACATACATCGGTCTACCCCAAACTGCTCAATGCACCAGTGGTAGTACGGTGCCATGGCCTCAGCCAGCTCGGTTGAGTTCGGTGGAGTTGTTTGCTCATTCCAGCCGAAACCGCAGACCGGCATACCGAGACCGCCGAGCTTTACAAACACGTTGGGGCAGGTCGATAGCTGAGCGATTCCAGTCTTCCATTGCTGGAACACACTCTCACTCTTCCCGGCGTATGGGCCGATACCGAGTAGCCCCCCAATGTGGTCCACGATAATGGGAGTATCCGGAAAGGCTCTTGCCAGGTCCGCTAGCTCCGCCAACTGTGGATGATAGAGCCATGCATCGAAACTCAAGCCGTACTTATGCAAGCATCCGAACCCCTCCCGGAACCTGGAATCCAGTAGCAGCCCCTTGGGAAAGTTCATATAGGGCCTGATATCAGTACTCGCATCCCAGACGCTTGAATGCCGAATCCCGCGAAATCGATTGATACTGGCGGCTATGTGTGCCTCCAGCACCGCTGCTACCGCGGTACCCAGGGTGAGGTCGGCATGACTTACTATCCCGGCGGCGACTTCAGTTGTCCCGTATTGACCGCTCGCGCTCTGAGCTGCAATTCCCTGCACGAATTCCGTCTCACCGACAGGCAGCATCTCCTGAGGCCCATCCTTCCGGTACATCGACCTGCACTCTACGAATACGGTCCGGACAATGTTGTGTCCTCCTCCTGTGTCTTTCAGTAGCTCCTCGAGCAGGTAGCGGTTACCGGGACGGTCCTGGT carries:
- a CDS encoding amidohydrolase family protein is translated as MVTEHEAWLKITIEEPIDPGLPICDPHHHLWDRPAHQDRPGNRYLLEELLKDTGGGHNIVRTVFVECRSMYRKDGPQEMLPVGETEFVQGIAAQSASGQYGTTEVAAGIVSHADLTLGTAVAAVLEAHIAASINRFRGIRHSSVWDASTDIRPYMNFPKGLLLDSRFREGFGCLHKYGLSFDAWLYHPQLAELADLARAFPDTPIIVDHIGGLLGIGPYAGKSESVFQQWKTGIAQLSTCPNVFVKLGGLGMPVCGFGWNEQTTPPNSTELAEAMAPYYHWCIEQFGVDRCMFESNFPVDKVSYSYTIMWNAFKRITGDFSPGDKAALFHDTAARVYRLESE